The following coding sequences lie in one Candidatus Zixiibacteriota bacterium genomic window:
- a CDS encoding S8 family peptidase → MKKILLSALIITLGVSTLVVPVLAGEIAPELATKVAKAGSTDKIEIIISLDSPLANTALKTTLADSYRKLADRHRVGMEQLESRATISQAGILDVLREMEKNNLAADIKSHWIINAVSARIAISELDKLAERDDVDYIFQLPLITAVDPTGESEDIEKDVAQSTYIDPNIIAVGADSAWAMGYDGSGRIVCSFDTGVKGIHPALNKSWKGLDGNWSAAWFNPIDTSSVFPEDFSSKHHGSHVMGTMVGYDNSDSENVRICGVAPGARWITAAVINIYGASIIDAFEWAADPDGDPNTINDIPDVINHSWGIEGIGCNEYFWQMIDNTEALGIVNIFSAGNEGEDGPMSLRNPADRAFDSLDCFAVGAIDHRGDTITYFSSRGPSDCDTSMIKPNVVAPGYQIFSSTGSSYYTPMNGTSMAAPHVSGAVAILRQYAPDATVDEIKEALLAGCRRLPEGISLPNNDYGWGLIHIPRSLEALTPPPEPDLRVYSYNYQPVEPGETASGYVVVKNFGDPVNMVYGRATGTNGGIEVLTDSLYFGPISSGDTIASSFPFEVAVSDTVTSGRLFTAFLDLFGSGGYHCSCRLYLRVGESPAAGFYTNKNNILHFTISNFGEYGFAGGSFYPLGYSGFRYQDTVINDLFEAAFMIGNDANHISDGARNLVMEPDNDFAVSPGGDLLVSVPGVRSDQETFSVYNDGRAEHPLGVEITQRTYLWDESPNDNFVIMEYAVHNTSDSLLPNLYAGLFFDWNLYNYLSNCGGSVSDYDLGYIYADEIAFPYWPQRYRGVVVLTESGMISHTLRRETNNDEYDMSEEEKYYSLISGIHDSEYNSWYDLSQVVSTGPFDLAPGQRDTIAFAVVAANETLDNLINTAIQARNKYYQTTDVETVDEMLVPQEYILAQNCPNPFNPVTVIAFGVRERADVRLDVYNLLGRRVACLVDKNLAAGSYRVEWNGTDFDDNPVASGIYFYRMTAGEKVLTRKMMLLK, encoded by the coding sequence ATGAAAAAGATATTATTGTCCGCCCTGATTATTACCCTTGGAGTATCAACTCTGGTTGTTCCAGTCCTGGCCGGGGAAATAGCCCCCGAATTGGCAACCAAAGTTGCCAAGGCCGGATCGACCGATAAAATCGAGATTATCATATCACTGGATTCGCCTCTGGCCAATACCGCACTTAAAACTACCCTGGCCGATTCTTATCGAAAACTGGCCGATCGTCATCGGGTTGGAATGGAGCAGTTGGAATCCAGAGCTACGATCTCCCAGGCCGGAATTCTTGATGTCCTAAGAGAGATGGAAAAAAACAATCTGGCTGCGGATATAAAAAGTCACTGGATAATCAATGCTGTTTCAGCCAGAATCGCTATTTCAGAATTGGATAAACTGGCCGAACGCGATGATGTCGATTATATTTTTCAACTGCCGTTGATAACGGCTGTCGATCCCACCGGCGAATCCGAGGATATCGAAAAAGATGTTGCTCAGAGTACATATATTGATCCCAACATAATAGCCGTTGGCGCCGATTCTGCCTGGGCAATGGGTTATGATGGTTCCGGACGGATAGTATGTTCTTTTGATACCGGGGTTAAGGGTATTCATCCGGCCTTAAATAAAAGCTGGAAGGGGCTGGATGGCAACTGGTCAGCCGCCTGGTTTAATCCGATCGACACCTCGTCGGTTTTTCCCGAAGATTTCAGCAGTAAGCATCATGGAAGCCATGTCATGGGAACGATGGTTGGTTATGATAATAGTGATTCCGAAAATGTAAGGATTTGCGGAGTGGCGCCGGGAGCCAGATGGATTACCGCCGCGGTTATAAATATCTACGGGGCATCGATTATTGACGCTTTTGAATGGGCCGCTGATCCCGATGGCGATCCCAATACCATCAATGATATTCCCGATGTAATCAATCATAGCTGGGGAATCGAGGGTATTGGTTGTAATGAATATTTCTGGCAGATGATCGACAATACCGAGGCCCTGGGGATAGTCAATATTTTTTCGGCCGGTAACGAGGGGGAAGATGGGCCGATGAGTCTGCGTAACCCGGCTGACCGAGCTTTTGATTCTCTTGACTGCTTTGCTGTCGGGGCGATTGATCACAGAGGCGATACCATAACGTATTTTTCCTCGCGCGGGCCATCGGACTGCGATACCAGCATGATAAAACCGAATGTTGTGGCTCCCGGCTATCAGATCTTTTCATCCACCGGATCGAGTTATTATACCCCCATGAATGGAACGTCAATGGCGGCTCCGCATGTGTCCGGGGCGGTCGCTATTTTGCGGCAGTATGCACCCGATGCCACGGTCGATGAAATCAAAGAAGCGCTTCTGGCCGGATGCCGCCGGTTGCCCGAGGGGATTTCATTGCCCAACAATGACTATGGTTGGGGTTTGATCCATATTCCGCGTTCGCTTGAGGCGTTGACGCCTCCGCCGGAACCGGATTTACGCGTCTATTCCTATAACTATCAGCCGGTGGAACCGGGCGAAACGGCTTCCGGTTATGTCGTTGTCAAGAATTTCGGGGACCCGGTCAATATGGTCTATGGTCGTGCTACGGGTACCAACGGCGGAATAGAGGTTTTAACCGATTCTCTCTATTTCGGGCCGATTAGTTCCGGTGATACCATCGCCAGCAGTTTTCCTTTTGAGGTGGCTGTCAGCGATACGGTAACATCGGGTCGCCTGTTCACTGCCTTTCTGGATCTTTTCGGTTCCGGAGGCTATCACTGCTCATGCCGTTTATATCTCCGTGTCGGCGAAAGCCCCGCGGCCGGATTTTATACCAATAAAAACAATATCCTTCATTTTACCATTTCCAATTTCGGGGAATACGGTTTTGCCGGGGGATCTTTTTATCCTCTCGGTTACAGTGGGTTCCGGTACCAGGATACGGTCATAAACGATCTTTTCGAAGCGGCCTTTATGATCGGTAATGATGCCAATCATATTTCCGATGGGGCTCGCAACCTGGTCATGGAACCCGATAACGATTTCGCTGTTTCCCCCGGCGGCGATCTGCTGGTCAGCGTTCCGGGAGTCCGGTCCGACCAGGAGACGTTCTCGGTTTATAATGACGGCCGGGCCGAACATCCGCTTGGAGTGGAAATCACACAGCGGACTTATTTATGGGATGAGTCGCCGAATGACAATTTCGTAATTATGGAATATGCCGTGCATAACACCAGCGATTCTCTTCTTCCCAATCTCTATGCCGGGCTGTTTTTCGACTGGAATTTATATAATTATCTGAGTAATTGTGGCGGCTCCGTTTCGGATTATGATCTTGGGTACATATATGCGGATGAAATTGCTTTCCCGTACTGGCCCCAAAGATACCGGGGAGTTGTGGTTTTGACCGAATCGGGAATGATTTCTCATACCCTGAGGCGTGAGACCAATAATGATGAATATGACATGAGTGAAGAAGAAAAGTACTATTCCCTAATATCGGGTATTCACGATTCAGAATACAACTCCTGGTATGATCTTTCTCAGGTGGTTTCGACCGGGCCGTTCGATCTGGCACCCGGCCAGCGTGACACGATCGCCTTTGCCGTGGTGGCCGCCAACGAAACTCTCGATAATCTGATAAATACGGCTATTCAGGCCAGGAACAAGTATTATCAGACAACCGATGTCGAAACGGTAGATGAGATGCTTGTTCCGCAGGAATATATTCTGGCGCAGAATTGCCCCAATCCGTTTAATCCGGTTACGGTCATAGCCTTCGGCGTCCGGGAGCGGGCCGATGTCCGTCTGGATGTATATAATCTTCTTGGGCGCAGAGTGGCCTGTCTGGTCGATAAAAATCTGGCCGCAGGCAGTTATCGGGTGGAATGGAACGGGACGGATTTCGATGACAACCCGGTCGCCAGCGGGATTTATTTTTATCGAATGACGGCCGGGGAGAAGGTATTGACGCGCAAAATGATGCTGCTGAAATAG
- a CDS encoding T9SS type A sorting domain-containing protein — translation MKTARVLIIFLIVIMIFVPFAPAVAGWTNYNSWDHQLVDNNLSAISIDSDELIWLGTNGNGIESFDGDSSWVLYISSFPPGPISNNITDLAGDTDGNIWIATILGLSTRSHDGTWDEYNAEDSLLHVNIRRVVCDNDGYIWLGTFGAGMVRFDRDTTWTYYTTDSGLVDNRILSLLLDRDNYLWIGTYGGVSRFDRNLDWTNYTDSTSGLPGNVVYALAQDRAGRFWFGTDSGVTVFDGTGSWTSYNSDGSDIAPGAVLAITVDSAGNIWFGHGVSGSQAISVSKFDGISEWEVFNIRYGIEDNVSVVDAVTDSSGNIWFATDGDGFTRYIPDPVDAPDEETETLPSEYELAQNYPNPFNASTIIRYSLPERSKVNISIYNTLGQLITVLVDAYQPAGRHTVVWNGTDQNDNEVVSGMYLYSIRAGDFVDARKMILLK, via the coding sequence ATGAAAACAGCCCGTGTGCTAATAATTTTTCTGATTGTTATAATGATCTTTGTTCCATTTGCCCCGGCCGTGGCCGGATGGACAAATTACAACAGCTGGGATCACCAATTGGTCGATAATAATCTTTCGGCCATTTCAATTGATTCCGATGAGCTGATCTGGCTCGGTACCAATGGTAATGGGATTGAATCATTCGATGGTGATTCGTCCTGGGTTCTGTACATTTCGTCTTTTCCGCCGGGACCGATCAGTAACAATATTACCGACCTCGCCGGCGATACCGATGGCAACATCTGGATCGCCACTATCCTTGGCCTGTCAACTCGGAGCCATGACGGCACCTGGGATGAATATAATGCCGAGGACAGTCTTCTGCATGTCAATATCAGGCGTGTTGTCTGCGACAATGATGGTTATATCTGGCTGGGGACCTTCGGGGCCGGGATGGTTCGTTTTGACCGTGACACCACCTGGACATACTACACTACCGACAGCGGTCTGGTTGATAACCGAATCTTGAGTCTTCTTCTCGACCGGGATAATTATCTCTGGATCGGCACCTATGGCGGCGTCAGCCGGTTTGATCGTAACCTCGACTGGACAAATTACACCGATTCAACCAGCGGTCTGCCGGGTAATGTGGTTTATGCGTTGGCCCAGGATCGGGCCGGTCGATTCTGGTTCGGGACCGATTCCGGCGTGACGGTTTTCGACGGTACCGGTTCTTGGACCAGTTATAATTCTGATGGCAGCGATATAGCGCCGGGGGCAGTCCTGGCCATAACGGTCGACAGTGCCGGAAATATCTGGTTCGGACATGGCGTCTCCGGTAGCCAGGCCATCAGCGTAAGTAAATTCGATGGTATTTCGGAATGGGAGGTTTTTAACATTCGTTACGGTATAGAAGACAATGTTTCGGTGGTCGATGCCGTTACCGACTCATCGGGTAATATCTGGTTTGCGACTGACGGGGATGGTTTCACCCGATATATCCCGGATCCTGTGGATGCTCCCGATGAGGAAACAGAAACACTTCCCTCGGAATATGAACTGGCTCAGAACTATCCCAATCCGTTCAATGCCTCGACCATTATCCGCTACTCCCTGCCGGAACGATCGAAAGTAAATATATCCATCTACAACACCCTCGGTCAGCTGATAACGGTTCTGGTCGATGCTTACCAACCGGCGGGACGCCATACGGTGGTCTGGAATGGAACCGATCAGAATGACAACGAGGTTGTTTCCGGGATGTATCTTTACAGCATTCGGGCCGGGGATTTTGTTGATGCCAGGAAAATGATCCTGTTGAAATAA
- a CDS encoding TonB-dependent receptor: MEKSVFSFLALLIAWLVICPSSLAVELGNVAIIVDKSIDEDFSEMSVQLEGEPQSLKFGRSNKVILWNINPGGYNLQLAYPDSRPSTAARIYVYPGLTTRILIKQVDQGYYLSNEGFADRSGQLITLTRKEIKGFSGEFPDGIGRLGSGRIENTSYAYDGLLMTGLSRGRLYVPSARNYPDMVLVNLGDPFAGEPGADINLISRFNGPEKQGGESIYATRDGRFNKITVGRELPRQIGSLFGSISFENLDDASPRSNVTHVLPHNDAENVEFMGGGGFRILTRFKADARMYYKSLKRNYYDHDYYFDIDHAPRDKAYTYKSDFSLYGWVRGNLFARAGFGIGGDDYQLGDGGYLDDLKSYLRPDGNPLTDINGLFWQWDDYMAMTENTDESHVNDQYKRYKTGSYNFRFGLSCYFRENLVLSLNSNYEKETFRKFAHFAPTVPEWELFEAIGFESDAETEIDGNGFDDVPRPRRFEAGLTGKWLGDNFAVMGSLDFLSFSSRALSFIDPANPTDPVDSTNTDLTESDMKEAGSKNRLGYRLGVNYSLLNTSGFSGVSFFGNFSTRYIIPDYTQLYFDPEFFEFAYTTMGFFYPYGNPDLDPIKNRQYEVGLDYSFNNNAVSISYRKKIISDYVEPVIIPANIRAYEIYANSDKEIQTDALIATFVHRGEGALNGTMTAQLVRGDQPVLASAIYPYPAMQAVPNYMKYTSYKLSGNIVFDPGKLSFVNGSTATRDRGVVNKILDRLTIDGSFCLQRGLRYTVASSSIFLIYKDYDLIGLYGEKNIKDFFEVTLGLSARLLEFAGSTISFRIEVLNVFDRDNYTYVYSSTGEPNNTGWLSTPAGQQFIEDTDTVFDNSGLTGEEKYRLAENDPNNFGRPRIFRIMAKLEF; this comes from the coding sequence ATGGAAAAATCGGTTTTTTCATTTCTGGCACTACTAATTGCCTGGCTGGTGATTTGCCCCTCAAGTTTGGCTGTCGAACTCGGCAACGTGGCGATTATTGTCGATAAGTCGATCGATGAAGATTTTTCGGAAATGTCAGTCCAGCTTGAAGGGGAACCGCAGAGTCTTAAATTCGGCCGATCCAATAAGGTGATCCTGTGGAATATCAATCCCGGAGGCTACAATCTTCAATTAGCATATCCCGATTCCCGACCGAGTACAGCCGCCCGGATTTATGTATACCCGGGATTGACCACAAGGATATTAATTAAACAAGTAGATCAAGGTTACTATTTATCCAATGAGGGCTTTGCCGACCGGTCCGGGCAGTTGATAACCCTGACCAGAAAAGAAATCAAGGGCTTTTCCGGTGAGTTTCCGGATGGTATCGGCAGACTCGGTTCGGGGAGAATAGAGAATACGAGTTACGCATATGACGGGCTGTTGATGACGGGTCTTTCGAGAGGGCGATTGTATGTGCCATCGGCCCGCAATTACCCGGATATGGTGCTGGTCAATTTGGGGGACCCATTTGCGGGCGAACCGGGAGCGGATATCAACCTGATTTCGAGATTCAACGGTCCGGAAAAGCAGGGAGGGGAAAGTATTTATGCCACGCGCGACGGCCGTTTCAACAAAATAACGGTGGGGCGGGAACTTCCACGGCAGATCGGTTCGCTGTTTGGATCGATCAGTTTCGAAAATCTCGATGATGCCTCGCCGCGGTCAAATGTCACCCATGTACTGCCGCACAATGACGCCGAAAATGTGGAATTTATGGGCGGGGGCGGTTTCAGAATACTGACCAGGTTCAAAGCCGATGCGAGGATGTATTATAAATCGCTCAAACGTAATTATTATGATCATGATTATTATTTCGATATCGACCATGCTCCGCGTGATAAGGCCTATACGTATAAAAGCGACTTCTCTCTATATGGCTGGGTGAGAGGAAATCTCTTTGCCCGCGCGGGTTTCGGTATCGGCGGGGATGATTATCAACTGGGAGACGGAGGTTACCTGGATGACCTGAAAAGTTATTTACGTCCCGACGGGAATCCTTTGACGGATATTAATGGTCTTTTTTGGCAATGGGATGATTATATGGCGATGACGGAAAATACCGATGAGAGCCATGTTAACGATCAATATAAGAGGTACAAAACAGGCAGCTACAACTTTCGATTCGGGCTTTCATGCTATTTTAGAGAAAATCTGGTGTTATCGCTGAATTCGAATTATGAAAAGGAGACATTTCGAAAATTCGCGCATTTTGCGCCAACCGTACCTGAGTGGGAATTATTCGAGGCGATTGGTTTTGAAAGCGATGCCGAGACGGAAATAGATGGTAATGGATTCGATGATGTCCCCCGGCCGAGAAGGTTCGAGGCCGGATTAACGGGTAAATGGCTGGGCGATAATTTTGCAGTAATGGGTTCACTCGATTTTTTGAGTTTTTCATCGAGGGCACTGTCTTTTATCGATCCCGCCAACCCGACCGATCCGGTGGATAGTACGAATACTGATCTTACGGAATCGGATATGAAAGAGGCGGGTAGCAAAAATCGTCTGGGATACCGACTGGGGGTCAATTATTCGCTTTTAAATACATCAGGTTTTTCCGGTGTTTCGTTTTTCGGCAATTTTTCGACGCGGTATATTATCCCTGATTATACCCAGCTTTATTTCGACCCTGAGTTTTTTGAATTCGCCTATACGACTATGGGCTTTTTTTATCCATATGGAAATCCGGATCTCGATCCGATCAAGAATCGGCAGTACGAAGTCGGTCTGGATTATTCATTCAATAATAATGCGGTCTCAATATCTTACCGAAAAAAAATAATTTCGGATTATGTCGAACCGGTCATTATACCGGCAAATATCAGGGCATATGAAATATACGCCAACAGCGATAAAGAAATACAGACCGATGCCCTGATTGCCACTTTTGTTCACAGGGGTGAGGGGGCATTGAACGGTACTATGACCGCCCAGCTGGTCCGTGGTGACCAACCGGTGCTTGCCAGCGCCATATATCCATACCCGGCTATGCAGGCGGTTCCGAATTATATGAAATATACATCTTACAAGTTGTCGGGAAATATCGTTTTCGATCCGGGAAAACTGAGTTTTGTCAATGGGTCGACGGCTACCCGGGACCGGGGTGTCGTCAATAAGATTCTTGACCGTCTGACAATTGACGGATCATTCTGCTTACAAAGGGGACTGCGATATACGGTGGCAAGCTCGAGCATTTTTTTAATCTACAAGGATTATGATTTAATCGGGTTATACGGCGAAAAAAATATCAAGGATTTCTTCGAGGTCACCCTCGGATTGTCGGCAAGGTTACTCGAATTTGCCGGATCAACGATTTCATTCAGGATTGAAGTGCTGAATGTTTTTGACCGGGATAATTATACCTATGTATATTCATCGACCGGTGAGCCGAATAATACTGGCTGGCTGTCGACCCCAGCGGGTCAGCAGTTTATAGAGGATACGGATACGGTTTTCGATAATTCAGGATTAACGGGTGAAGAAAAATATCGTCTGGCGGAGAATGATCCCAATAATTTCGGACGGCCGAGAATATTCAGGATCATGGCCAAGTTGGAGTTTTAA
- a CDS encoding glycosyltransferase family 39 protein, with the protein MKYIKKVIGLALIAVALMAVFKFNILAGRFMFLSGDGQVVPHTLLQLRLCLITLGIVGLYFIFTKDINRLLGHVNNSIVNLDRLNFLRIFILIALCLRVAVVIFMPFRLWIDYQVYDELARHWVEVGGYYVGQFPTAYRPPGYPFFLSRLYAIFGTHPQIGAVANIALSLAIMLISYLIIRRILNEGSARWTMVILAFFPSQLLFVNLLASEPLFTALFLTAVYIFILACRRRRNQNWYILAGGVFLGLATLTRAITLLYLIVPVVFWLAVTRTWRKTITYTLVALIGLTLVVSPWMIRNYRQKGKFTISTNRGINLLIGNQPGSGMGWNQPVTEEFSIGDPTREVYIDSVGWSRGIQYIESDPIGFVKRGFLKILYFYAVDMEGLGYELVEAADNDRFDRYVIVGLLTETYYIMILMFAFFGGLILLRRPRAAGKLLILLTIGYWTAVHFVFFADGRFHFPLIPFISGLAAIYIERMTGFTSRLRNS; encoded by the coding sequence ATGAAATATATTAAAAAAGTAATTGGCCTGGCCTTGATTGCTGTCGCCCTTATGGCAGTATTCAAATTTAATATTCTTGCCGGTCGTTTTATGTTCCTCAGTGGCGATGGCCAGGTCGTTCCCCATACCCTTTTGCAGCTCCGCCTCTGTTTGATAACTCTGGGTATTGTCGGTTTGTATTTTATCTTTACCAAAGACATTAACCGATTATTGGGACATGTGAATAATTCCATTGTCAATCTTGATCGGCTGAATTTCCTGAGAATATTTATCCTGATCGCGCTTTGTCTCAGAGTCGCTGTCGTGATTTTTATGCCTTTTAGGCTTTGGATCGATTACCAGGTTTATGATGAACTGGCGCGGCACTGGGTCGAAGTGGGAGGTTATTATGTCGGTCAATTTCCGACTGCCTACCGGCCTCCTGGTTATCCGTTTTTCCTGTCCCGGTTATATGCGATATTCGGAACTCACCCGCAAATCGGAGCGGTAGCCAATATAGCCCTGAGTCTGGCCATAATGCTGATAAGCTATCTGATAATACGCCGAATCCTGAACGAAGGGTCGGCCCGCTGGACGATGGTCATCCTTGCCTTTTTCCCAAGTCAATTGCTTTTTGTCAATTTACTGGCCTCCGAACCGCTTTTCACGGCTCTATTTCTGACGGCTGTCTATATTTTTATATTGGCTTGCCGTAGACGGCGCAATCAGAACTGGTATATTCTGGCCGGCGGTGTATTTCTGGGGCTGGCCACTCTCACCAGGGCTATTACCCTGCTCTATCTCATTGTGCCGGTGGTTTTCTGGCTCGCTGTAACCAGAACCTGGAGAAAAACCATAACATATACCCTGGTGGCCCTGATTGGATTAACTCTGGTTGTTAGCCCCTGGATGATCCGTAATTACCGGCAGAAAGGCAAATTTACCATTTCCACCAACCGGGGAATCAATCTTCTAATAGGAAATCAACCCGGATCGGGGATGGGTTGGAATCAACCGGTAACTGAAGAATTCTCAATTGGCGATCCGACCAGAGAGGTTTATATCGATTCGGTGGGCTGGTCTCGCGGTATTCAATATATTGAAAGCGATCCGATCGGATTTGTCAAACGGGGATTTTTGAAAATATTATATTTTTATGCCGTCGATATGGAGGGACTTGGCTATGAACTGGTCGAGGCGGCTGATAACGATCGGTTTGACCGTTATGTTATCGTGGGCCTGCTGACCGAGACTTACTATATCATGATATTGATGTTTGCTTTTTTCGGAGGGTTGATTTTACTTCGGCGGCCACGGGCGGCTGGAAAATTACTGATTCTTTTGACCATCGGTTACTGGACCGCTGTTCATTTTGTCTTTTTTGCCGATGGCCGATTTCATTTTCCATTAATTCCCTTTATATCAGGCCTAGCTGCTATTTATATCGAACGGATGACAGGTTTCACATCCCGTCTCAGAAATTCATAA
- a CDS encoding carboxypeptidase-like regulatory domain-containing protein yields the protein MPIINRPFELSSDLILLLSLLFNISEISASDRKRPSPGGIILGRIFDVDTQAPLAGASIAIIGTNDGMMADSAGQYILNNIPSGNHSLRFSYIGYASVIRGDIEVRSGRTTRINSALNMISIRGRSIKVNSGYFPLNERQPVSAASFTAVSRRLMSG from the coding sequence TTGCCGATAATAAACCGGCCATTCGAGTTATCCAGTGACCTGATTCTCCTGCTTTCTCTGCTGTTTAATATCTCCGAGATTTCCGCATCCGATCGGAAAAGGCCTTCGCCCGGAGGCATTATCCTGGGTCGGATATTCGATGTTGATACTCAAGCACCTCTGGCGGGAGCAAGTATCGCCATTATCGGGACCAATGATGGCATGATGGCCGATTCGGCAGGACAATATATTCTGAACAATATTCCATCGGGCAATCACAGTCTTAGATTCAGCTATATCGGTTATGCCTCGGTAATCAGGGGGGACATTGAGGTTCGATCAGGCCGAACCACCAGGATTAACTCAGCATTGAATATGATCAGTATCCGGGGTAGAAGTATCAAAGTCAATTCCGGTTATTTTCCTCTTAACGAGCGCCAGCCGGTGAGTGCGGCTTCATTTACCGCAGTAAGCAGGCGGCTTATGTCAGGCTGA
- a CDS encoding tetratricopeptide repeat protein, protein MKILKALLIILVVTAFMVNAETSDSLSYYLKKAGTSFARNEFPEALKFYHQALRFDSLNVNALKNLGVLYSMKQDHMKSLQCLMLANRQDSGDAEIYNSMGITYANLGDSARALTAYEKAVAIKPDKKEYLHNLASFLISRGKMNDAQPHLEKALAADTADAELYYLMGNIYISRKDYSAAETAYSKAVDLNPMNLQYLYYQATAKDNLKKYDESADLYNRIIRVQPQNFNAHKRLGVVYVIQEKYPEAIEQFEKLVEIDPKNDEARIYLGATYMYNNNPDKAEEVYNYLMERNPEAADRMIGLIQQKQ, encoded by the coding sequence TTGAAAATCCTAAAAGCCCTATTGATAATTCTGGTGGTGACGGCCTTCATGGTCAATGCCGAAACGAGTGACAGCCTCAGTTATTACCTTAAAAAGGCCGGGACCTCTTTTGCCCGGAATGAATTCCCCGAAGCCCTGAAATTTTACCATCAGGCCCTGAGATTTGACTCGCTGAATGTCAATGCCCTGAAAAACCTCGGGGTGTTGTATTCCATGAAACAGGATCATATGAAATCGCTGCAATGTTTGATGCTGGCCAACCGCCAGGACTCCGGCGATGCGGAAATATATAACAGCATGGGGATCACCTATGCCAATTTGGGAGATTCGGCCCGGGCTCTGACGGCCTATGAGAAGGCCGTGGCCATCAAACCCGATAAGAAAGAATACCTGCATAACCTGGCTTCATTTCTAATTTCCCGGGGTAAGATGAATGATGCTCAGCCCCACCTGGAAAAGGCACTGGCCGCGGATACCGCCGACGCCGAATTGTATTACCTTATGGGTAATATCTATATTTCCCGCAAAGATTATAGTGCGGCCGAAACTGCTTATAGCAAAGCGGTTGATTTAAACCCCATGAATCTCCAGTATCTTTACTACCAGGCAACGGCAAAGGACAATTTGAAGAAGTACGATGAATCAGCTGATCTTTATAACCGTATTATTCGAGTTCAGCCGCAAAATTTCAATGCCCATAAACGTCTCGGGGTGGTCTATGTGATTCAGGAGAAGTATCCCGAAGCGATCGAGCAGTTCGAAAAACTGGTTGAGATTGATCCGAAAAACGACGAGGCCCGAATTTATCTGGGGGCGACTTATATGTATAACAACAATCCCGACAAGGCTGAGGAAGTCTATAATTATCTGATGGAGCGCAATCCCGAGGCGGCCGACCGGATGATAGGATTAATCCAGCAAAAACAATAG
- a CDS encoding redox-sensing transcriptional repressor Rex translates to MLSDNGRKKISESTIRRLSLYFRVLSILEKENYETVSSKELAKREKLTPAQVRKDLSFFGSFGTRGLGYPVSALKKEIADILGLSKGWNVALIGVGNIGSALVGYKEFQRQSFNIKVIFDNDQRKIGSNHKGIIVSDIKNLEKDLRSNNVEIVVVAVPATVAQYIVDDVVRAGIKAILNFAPVNLKVPSDVFLRNENMSMELEYLSFCLVNKTRDPEKK, encoded by the coding sequence GTGCTTTCTGATAATGGAAGAAAAAAAATATCGGAATCGACCATCCGGCGGTTGTCTCTTTATTTTCGGGTTCTATCCATTTTGGAAAAGGAAAACTACGAAACAGTATCATCCAAGGAGCTGGCCAAACGGGAGAAATTGACCCCGGCCCAGGTTCGCAAAGACCTGTCGTTTTTCGGTTCATTCGGAACGCGGGGACTGGGCTACCCGGTATCGGCGTTAAAAAAGGAAATCGCCGATATTCTGGGTTTGAGCAAGGGGTGGAATGTAGCCCTGATCGGGGTGGGAAATATCGGTTCGGCCCTGGTCGGTTACAAGGAATTTCAACGGCAGAGTTTCAATATAAAGGTAATTTTTGACAATGATCAGCGTAAAATTGGATCAAACCATAAGGGGATAATTGTCTCCGATATAAAAAACCTGGAGAAGGATTTAAGGAGTAACAATGTCGAGATCGTAGTGGTTGCGGTTCCGGCCACAGTGGCCCAATATATTGTCGACGATGTGGTTAGAGCCGGAATCAAAGCCATTCTGAATTTCGCCCCGGTAAATTTGAAAGTCCCCAGCGATGTTTTTCTGCGCAATGAGAATATGTCGATGGAGCTGGAGTACCTATCGTTTTGCCTGGTTAACAAAACCCGAGACCCTGAAAAGAAGTAA